TAATTCTGCTCGATGTTGATCCCAGTGATGACCGCTGGTCTGACAACGGCCTCTACACAGCAATCTCACGAGCCCGCACCATCCTGAATGTGTTGAGGAGGGGGAAGTGAAAATATGAAATATAATACTTTTATACTGAAAGCTCAGTCAAAATCGAAGGATATACACTTTGCCGTTAAATCCCAAATTGATGAAAAGATGTTAGTGAAAGAGCATTTCAAGTTCTCTCTATTTCAGGATATGAATATTTACCTAACGGCTAAAAAATCAATATAGATAAGGGTGAATTGGCTTATGTATGGCTTAAATAATTTATAAGTAAAAGGAATGGCAAATACGGAGTTGCGATGTGCCTATGAACGATAAAACACAATTTTTATTCATTGTGGAAAGAAATTGAATACTTCATACAGAAATGAAAGGAAAAATGAATATGAAAAAAGAATGGACTGAACACGATTTAACAATTGAACAAATTGGCCGCGGATTACTTATAAGTCAAGGGGGGGATTCCTATGTAGCGAAGGAATGGCGGCTTACACAACCTGTAATCGATATGATCGAATTGGCTCTCAAATATGGGTTGGTTTGTCTGATACAAAATGGTCATCCTCAAACTAGCAAACGGGAACCCAAAGGTGATGGAGCTGAATATATTTCATTTGCCCGTAAGCCTAACGAATTGTCCCCTGTGGTTTTAAACGCAAATTCACCATCAAACAAAAAATACCGCACTGATGTCAAACAAGTGCTTTTCCGCAAACATTACAGACATGTTTTAAAACAAGCAGACATTCCTTTTAAAGTTGAAAATTTTAGGAATGCCAGCAACATTGAAGTTCCTGTTGAATATGTCGAAGAAGCCATAAAAGCCTGTCAGCCATACTTCGACATTCACGCACCAAAAAAAGGGAAAAGAGGAATTGCAGGAGAATATCCCGGTTTCAGAGATGAAGCTGATATAGAACGATGGCTTATGGAAAATTTGGATGATAACTCTTTCGACAGGAGAATTCAGGTAATAGACAGACAAGTACGAGTTGAAGGTGGAATAATAGATATACTCATAAAAGATAAAGACTCTGGCGGATTGGTCATTCTTGAAGTAAAGCAAGGTCGTGCCCAACCCGTTCATGTTGAAGAACAAATACCACGCTATCTTACAAGTCCTTACATTCAAAACTTGGCAAATGGGAAACCAGTCACCGGATGTCTCGTTGCAGAACTTATAGAATCATCAGTAAAAAAAGCCATAGAAAATTCTCCACATCACATAGTTGGATATGAAATTAAGTGGCAGGCAACAGAAAAAGTAACTTTAAACAAAGTTGTAGGATGTTGGTGAATCCAAATTAAAAAAAGGAGATAGACAATGATTGGAATCAATACCACTAGAATATGAAGAAGAATTGTAAGGAATTATTTAATTTCAATTAAATTTATTTGAAAAAGTTTTTTGCAAGTTATTTGTGAAAGAGAAAATTACTATGAAAACTATAATTC
This is a stretch of genomic DNA from Candidatus Schekmanbacteria bacterium. It encodes these proteins:
- a CDS encoding DUF91 domain-containing protein yields the protein MKGKMNMKKEWTEHDLTIEQIGRGLLISQGGDSYVAKEWRLTQPVIDMIELALKYGLVCLIQNGHPQTSKREPKGDGAEYISFARKPNELSPVVLNANSPSNKKYRTDVKQVLFRKHYRHVLKQADIPFKVENFRNASNIEVPVEYVEEAIKACQPYFDIHAPKKGKRGIAGEYPGFRDEADIERWLMENLDDNSFDRRIQVIDRQVRVEGGIIDILIKDKDSGGLVILEVKQGRAQPVHVEEQIPRYLTSPYIQNLANGKPVTGCLVAELIESSVKKAIENSPHHIVGYEIKWQATEKVTLNKVVGCW